Proteins encoded by one window of Ulvibacter sp. MAR_2010_11:
- a CDS encoding NUDIX hydrolase, producing the protein MYKVFVNDIPIILSTEKKIGKQYTAIPLKLAKFKKLINKINNGELVYVNLYHKNPEKLEQFLRKKLPVVEAGGGMVFNDKREILFIRRNKKWDLPKGKVEKGETYEEAALRETIEETGVKDLTIKRFITKTYHVFKRNEKFKLKVTYWYEMHSNYDGPLIPEPSEGIKKVRWKDFEKTQKALQDSYENIKLLFPKEYLTTHPNDRISQM; encoded by the coding sequence ATGTATAAAGTTTTTGTCAATGATATTCCTATAATCCTGTCGACAGAGAAAAAAATAGGGAAACAGTACACGGCCATCCCATTAAAACTTGCCAAGTTCAAAAAGTTGATCAATAAGATTAACAATGGGGAGTTGGTGTATGTGAATTTGTATCACAAAAACCCCGAAAAGCTGGAACAATTTCTTCGCAAAAAGCTCCCGGTTGTAGAAGCCGGTGGCGGAATGGTTTTTAACGATAAACGGGAAATACTCTTTATACGCCGAAACAAAAAGTGGGATTTGCCTAAAGGGAAGGTTGAAAAAGGTGAAACCTACGAGGAAGCGGCCCTACGTGAAACCATCGAAGAAACCGGAGTGAAGGATCTAACTATTAAACGGTTTATTACCAAAACCTACCATGTCTTTAAGCGGAATGAAAAGTTTAAGCTGAAAGTTACGTATTGGTATGAGATGCATTCTAACTACGACGGACCATTAATTCCGGAGCCCTCTGAAGGCATTAAAAAAGTCCGTTGGAAAGATTTTGAAAAAACACAAAAAGCGCTGCAGGATTCTTATGAAAACATAAAGTTGCTTTTCCCGAAGGAATATCTAACCACCCACCCTAATGATAGGATATCGCAGATGTGA
- a CDS encoding ABC transporter ATP-binding protein produces MKESGNAFDFKLFKRLLAFTNKYKLIFYFVGFAAIAMSGLAILRPYLLQRTIDESVVPQDGESLVYFISLMFAVLLLEVIFQFAFIFYANWLGQSVIKDMRVKLFKLMTSFKMQYFDKSAVGRLTTRAVNDIETISSIFSEGLFMIISDLLKMVVIAGFMLWQSWELSLIVFAILPLILYATRVFQRAMKIAFEDVRNQVANLNSFVQERITGMKIVQIFTREETEFKHFKEINEEHKKAWVKTVWYNSIFFPIAEMSSSVAIGLLVWYGGLNAAEGGGITLGLIVAFIELAQMLFRPLRQIADKFNTLQMGMVAANRVFAILDTKSHIANEGQVTLEQTNGFIEFKNVRFGYIENEEVIKDISFTVQPGETVAIVGATGAGKSTIINLLNRFYEINSGAILIDGTEIKDYTLSSLRSHIAIVLQDVFLFADTILNNITLQNPDISEEEVITAAKEIGVHKFIKTLPDGYHYNVKERGTMLSSGQRQLIAFLRAYVTKPSILVLDEATSSVDSYSEEMIQTATEKITRGRTSIVIAHRLATIKKADTILVMDAGKIVETGTHKQLLKKQDGYYRKLYEVQFMTEEAV; encoded by the coding sequence ATGAAAGAGTCCGGTAATGCATTCGATTTTAAATTGTTTAAGCGTCTTTTGGCGTTTACCAATAAGTACAAGCTCATTTTTTATTTTGTAGGTTTCGCCGCCATCGCCATGTCCGGCTTGGCTATTTTAAGACCGTATCTGCTTCAGCGCACCATAGATGAATCTGTAGTGCCTCAGGATGGGGAAAGTCTGGTGTACTTTATCTCCCTGATGTTTGCGGTTTTATTATTGGAGGTGATTTTTCAGTTTGCCTTTATCTTTTATGCCAACTGGCTGGGGCAAAGTGTTATCAAGGATATGCGTGTTAAACTCTTCAAACTTATGACGAGCTTTAAGATGCAATATTTCGACAAGAGTGCAGTGGGACGCCTTACAACCAGAGCGGTAAACGATATAGAAACCATTTCGTCCATCTTTAGTGAAGGTCTCTTTATGATAATAAGTGACCTCTTAAAAATGGTGGTTATTGCAGGCTTTATGCTGTGGCAAAGTTGGGAATTATCGCTTATTGTTTTTGCAATTTTACCTTTGATACTCTATGCTACGCGTGTCTTTCAACGCGCTATGAAGATAGCTTTTGAAGACGTTCGAAATCAGGTAGCCAATTTAAATTCGTTTGTTCAGGAGCGTATCACGGGGATGAAAATCGTACAGATCTTTACGCGGGAAGAAACCGAATTCAAACACTTTAAAGAAATAAATGAGGAACATAAAAAGGCATGGGTGAAAACCGTTTGGTATAACTCTATCTTTTTTCCCATTGCTGAAATGTCCTCTTCCGTGGCCATAGGATTGCTTGTTTGGTACGGCGGACTCAATGCGGCGGAAGGCGGCGGGATTACCCTGGGACTCATTGTAGCCTTTATCGAATTGGCACAAATGCTTTTCAGACCACTACGCCAAATTGCCGATAAGTTTAATACACTGCAAATGGGCATGGTCGCTGCAAACAGGGTTTTTGCAATATTAGACACCAAATCACACATTGCCAATGAAGGACAAGTAACTTTGGAACAAACAAACGGATTCATTGAATTTAAAAACGTTCGATTTGGGTATATCGAGAATGAAGAAGTTATAAAAGATATTTCATTTACGGTGCAACCGGGAGAGACCGTCGCCATTGTAGGAGCTACAGGCGCGGGTAAATCGACTATTATTAATTTGTTGAACAGGTTTTACGAAATAAACAGTGGCGCAATACTTATTGACGGTACCGAAATAAAGGACTACACATTAAGCTCTCTCCGCAGTCATATTGCTATAGTGTTGCAGGATGTTTTCTTGTTTGCAGATACTATATTAAACAATATTACGCTTCAAAACCCCGATATTTCTGAAGAAGAGGTTATTACTGCCGCCAAAGAAATTGGAGTACATAAGTTTATTAAAACACTTCCGGACGGATATCATTACAATGTAAAGGAACGCGGAACCATGCTGTCTTCGGGGCAACGACAGTTGATTGCCTTTTTGCGAGCTTATGTAACCAAGCCCAGTATTTTGGTTTTAGATGAAGCAACGTCTTCGGTTGACTCTTATTCCGAAGAAATGATTCAGACTGCCACCGAAAAAATCACCCGAGGAAGAACTTCTATCGTAATTGCGCATCGTTTAGCCACAATTAAAAAGGCCGATACTATTTTGGTGATGGATGCGGGTAAAATTGTAGAGACAGGAACTCATAAACAATTGCTTAAGAAGCAAGATGGTTACTATCGCAAACTCTATGAAGTCCAGTTTATGACCGAAGAAGCGGTGTAA
- a CDS encoding metallophosphoesterase: MTKILLLSDTHSYIDEKILQYVGQADEVWHAGDIGDLAVTDNIKKLKPLRAVYGNIDDAKARNEFPLHNRFFCEGVDVWITHIGGYPGKYSPKIRETLYANPPRLFITGHSHILKVMNDKKTGLLHMNPGAVGKHGFQQVRTMLRFEIDGEKIQNLEVIEFKK; encoded by the coding sequence GTGACAAAAATTCTTCTCCTAAGCGATACCCACAGTTATATAGATGAAAAAATTCTGCAGTATGTTGGGCAGGCCGATGAGGTTTGGCATGCAGGAGATATTGGTGATCTTGCCGTGACCGACAACATTAAGAAGCTAAAACCCTTACGTGCCGTTTACGGCAATATAGACGATGCCAAGGCACGAAATGAATTTCCCTTGCACAATCGGTTTTTTTGTGAAGGAGTTGATGTTTGGATTACACATATTGGGGGTTATCCGGGAAAATACAGTCCGAAGATACGGGAAACACTTTATGCCAATCCGCCGCGCCTCTTTATCACCGGGCATTCGCACATCCTTAAGGTTATGAATGACAAAAAAACCGGGCTACTACACATGAATCCCGGCGCGGTTGGAAAACACGGATTTCAACAGGTACGCACCATGCTACGATTTGAGATTGATGGTGAGAAAATTCAGAATCTGGAGGTGATTGAGTTTAAGAAATAA
- a CDS encoding DUF4293 domain-containing protein — protein MLQRIQTVYLILSILLMGGLYLWFPTLRDASGVAVLLPSDPLAFLLIFGAMGLIIISILSYKKRQLQFVLNRLSIILIFVLLGVFVYKSLNVSGETLVSEKGIGVLFPVISIVFLVLANKAIKRDEDLVKSVDRLR, from the coding sequence ATGCTACAGCGTATTCAAACAGTGTATTTAATCCTATCGATTCTCCTAATGGGAGGGTTGTATTTGTGGTTTCCTACCCTGCGTGATGCTTCAGGTGTTGCGGTGCTTCTGCCTAGTGACCCTTTGGCATTCTTACTTATTTTTGGGGCTATGGGTCTTATTATTATTTCAATTTTAAGTTATAAAAAGCGGCAATTACAATTTGTATTAAACCGTTTGTCGATCATATTAATCTTTGTATTACTGGGAGTTTTCGTGTACAAGTCGCTAAATGTATCCGGAGAGACTTTGGTCTCAGAGAAGGGTATTGGGGTGCTTTTTCCCGTCATTTCTATCGTTTTTTTAGTGCTGGCCAATAAGGCCATTAAAAGGGACGAGGATCTCGTAAAATCTGTTGACAGGTTACGTTAA
- the pyrE gene encoding orotate phosphoribosyltransferase, translating into MILNKETAQKTAELLLQINAIKLQPQNPFTWASGWKSPIYCDNRVTLSYPAIRNFIREQMAAQIEEIYGKPDAIAGVATGAIGIGALVADYLNLPFCYVRPEAKKHGRQNKIEGYIEPHQTVVVVEDLISTGMSSLLAVEALREADVNVKGMMAIFTYGFAVAEENFKKADVTLNTLSNYDNLLKQAEKFRYISGGEAKLLSQWRKDPGNWNPKEVKKANEA; encoded by the coding sequence ATGATTTTAAACAAAGAAACAGCTCAAAAAACGGCTGAATTATTATTGCAAATTAATGCAATTAAATTACAACCGCAAAACCCTTTCACTTGGGCATCGGGATGGAAATCTCCCATCTACTGCGATAACCGCGTAACCCTTTCATATCCAGCCATTCGCAACTTTATTCGTGAGCAGATGGCGGCTCAAATTGAAGAAATTTACGGAAAACCCGATGCAATCGCGGGTGTGGCAACAGGCGCCATTGGGATAGGTGCTCTGGTAGCAGATTACCTAAATCTGCCGTTTTGTTATGTGAGACCGGAAGCCAAAAAACACGGAAGACAAAATAAAATTGAAGGATATATAGAGCCCCACCAAACAGTTGTAGTGGTGGAAGATTTAATAAGTACCGGAATGAGCAGCTTGCTGGCAGTGGAGGCTTTGCGTGAGGCCGATGTAAATGTAAAAGGCATGATGGCTATTTTTACGTATGGTTTTGCAGTGGCTGAAGAAAATTTTAAAAAGGCCGATGTTACGCTAAATACACTTAGTAATTACGACAACCTTTTAAAACAGGCTGAAAAATTCAGATATATTTCGGGAGGAGAGGCAAAACTCTTGTCACAATGGCGAAAGGATCCCGGCAACTGGAATCCCAAAGAAGTAAAGAAGGCAAACGAGGCATAA
- a CDS encoding T9SS type A sorting domain-containing protein translates to MKKITLLVSCILVSGFGFSQTTMTEIYGESDPVIVSTQTIERAPCNQNVASNALENGLFFGGATNQALAIDIDVPADMTFSIEEIIPTFADEQTTMQFVFYTDLAGLPDTVIETVVDFTVTDDVITGNNFGFDFHQYTVLLDTPFALEGGPAGTKYWMEIICDAVAWESTSASATGLPGAFKNDNTAQVWTIGTTDYVYELNGDCSPTLGVGETLAEVAVIYPNPVSNTLTIQVPATVEIQQAVLYDILGKNTGVQLVNGTMNTSSLARGVYMLNIKSSAGDLTQKIVKQ, encoded by the coding sequence ATGAAAAAAATTACATTATTAGTTTCTTGTATACTAGTGTCCGGGTTTGGTTTTTCCCAGACTACTATGACAGAAATTTATGGGGAATCAGACCCTGTAATCGTTTCAACACAAACAATTGAAAGAGCTCCATGTAATCAAAACGTAGCTTCAAATGCTTTGGAAAATGGTCTATTTTTTGGCGGAGCCACTAACCAAGCTTTGGCGATTGACATTGATGTGCCTGCGGATATGACTTTTTCGATTGAAGAAATTATTCCAACATTTGCAGATGAGCAAACCACCATGCAATTTGTTTTTTATACAGATTTAGCGGGTTTACCGGATACAGTAATAGAAACTGTAGTTGATTTTACTGTTACCGATGACGTTATTACCGGTAATAACTTTGGATTCGATTTTCACCAGTATACTGTATTGTTAGATACTCCTTTCGCATTGGAAGGTGGTCCGGCAGGTACTAAATATTGGATGGAAATTATTTGTGATGCTGTTGCTTGGGAGTCTACTTCTGCAAGTGCTACAGGTCTTCCGGGTGCTTTTAAAAATGATAATACTGCTCAAGTATGGACAATTGGAACTACAGACTATGTTTACGAATTAAACGGTGATTGTTCTCCAACTTTAGGCGTTGGTGAAACTTTGGCTGAAGTTGCTGTAATTTATCCTAACCCTGTTTCAAATACTCTTACTATCCAAGTACCTGCAACTGTTGAAATTCAACAAGCGGTGCTTTATGATATATTAGGTAAAAATACAGGTGTTCAATTGGTAAACGGTACTATGAATACTTCAAGTCTTGCTCGTGGAGTTTACATGTTGAACATTAAATCTTCTGCCGGTGACCTTACACAAAAAATTGTGAAGCAGTAA
- a CDS encoding orotate phosphoribosyltransferase, with product MELKSKKITVQKSAQDLCDFLSKVENFEQLMPENISKFEVIREDAFVFALKGMPEIALEVKEINAPTQITLGAISDKIPFTLVGNIEPIDENSSQAELQFEGDFNPMMAMMIKGPITKFLETLATNLENS from the coding sequence ATGGAATTAAAAAGTAAAAAAATAACGGTTCAGAAATCGGCTCAAGATCTTTGTGATTTTCTAAGTAAGGTTGAAAACTTTGAACAATTAATGCCCGAAAACATCAGTAAGTTCGAAGTTATTAGAGAAGATGCCTTTGTATTTGCATTAAAAGGAATGCCCGAAATTGCACTGGAAGTAAAAGAAATTAATGCTCCAACTCAAATTACTTTAGGAGCTATAAGTGATAAAATTCCATTTACATTGGTAGGAAATATTGAGCCCATCGATGAAAATTCTTCACAGGCAGAGCTTCAGTTTGAAGGCGATTTTAATCCTATGATGGCGATGATGATTAAAGGCCCTATCACCAAATTCTTAGAAACGTTGGCCACCAATCTGGAAAACTCCTAA
- a CDS encoding DUF3667 domain-containing protein, giving the protein MDCKNCRTPLLESHFFCPNCGGKIIRKRINFRNLLTDFSAQFLNYDNKFLQTFIALFSRPNDVIGGYLQGVRKKYVNVIGYFAIALTLSGLQIFLLNKFFPEVLDLSSVTTKGTEEFSKKNLEFINEYQSLIMMLYVPLYAFLAKLVFWRNKKFNYAELLVVFTYILSQISIISSVITIGCAFFGVSIGSMALFLIPMQIIYSGYCLKHLYGLSMEGILLRTLLFFLILGIFFVITSVIAGVIMYNSGAFKEVIEAQRAAQNVSYTASSVINWTS; this is encoded by the coding sequence ATGGATTGTAAAAATTGTCGCACTCCCCTTTTAGAAAGCCATTTCTTTTGCCCGAATTGTGGTGGAAAAATAATAAGGAAGCGCATCAATTTTAGAAATCTGCTAACCGATTTCAGTGCGCAATTCTTGAATTACGACAATAAGTTTTTACAAACCTTTATTGCCCTCTTCTCCCGCCCAAATGATGTTATTGGGGGATATCTGCAAGGTGTTCGTAAAAAATATGTCAATGTTATTGGGTACTTTGCCATTGCACTAACGCTATCGGGATTGCAAATTTTTCTACTCAATAAATTCTTCCCAGAGGTACTCGATCTATCTTCTGTAACTACCAAAGGAACCGAAGAATTTTCAAAGAAAAATCTGGAATTTATCAACGAATACCAATCGTTGATTATGATGTTGTATGTCCCATTATATGCCTTCTTAGCAAAGTTGGTGTTTTGGAGAAATAAAAAATTCAACTATGCAGAGCTATTGGTAGTCTTTACTTATATTCTTTCTCAAATTTCGATTATTAGTTCCGTTATCACGATTGGTTGTGCTTTTTTCGGTGTTTCTATTGGATCGATGGCGTTATTTTTAATTCCAATGCAAATAATTTATTCGGGGTATTGCCTTAAGCATTTGTACGGTTTATCAATGGAGGGGATACTATTACGAACGCTGCTCTTTTTCTTAATTCTGGGAATTTTCTTTGTGATCACTTCGGTAATTGCCGGAGTAATTATGTATAATTCGGGAGCATTTAAAGAGGTAATTGAAGCGCAAAGAGCCGCTCAAAATGTATCTTACACCGCTTCTTCGGTCATAAACTGGACTTCATAG
- a CDS encoding M14 family metallopeptidase, translating to MLHTITFRNVKQIVLLIFISFTVSCSKNVKSEEFDTTTVFEKSNGTETATYEEIVTYYTNLAEKYNSVAMYTMDKTDSGEPLHLVTFNPERTFESEFAESKKNILLINNGIHPGESDGIDASMMLLRDLAEGKIPAPKNTIIAVIPIYNIGGALQRNSTTRTNQNGPVAYGFRGNARNYDLNRDFIKTDTKNAKAFTDLFRTVNPDLFIDNHVSNGADYQYTLTHLFTQHNKLGGDLGNYLHTSLMPKLEDSLQQKKWDITPYVNVFNRTPESGFSQFLDGPRYSTGYAALYNTLGMMVETHMLKPYKQRVEGTYELMKSFIEITDADAEVIKELRKNELTHYKPGTEYPLSWKIDSTQSSVISFKGYEGEMIPSSITGANRLKYDRNKPFTKDVNYSNYFTPSASVTIPEKYIIPKGYWHVVERLKLNRIRFETIRKDTTITAQVYRIKDFETVSSPYEGHYLHYNTEVTTTTEEVVVKKGDIVVNTQQDGVRYLLETLEPSAPDSFFNWNFFDTILQQKEGFSPYVWEDMAETFLIENPTIKAQLETKIATEPDFAANWYAQLDWIHKQSPYYETSHLRYPIIRVGG from the coding sequence ATGTTGCATACAATTACCTTTAGGAATGTGAAACAAATAGTTTTATTAATTTTTATTTCCTTTACTGTTTCCTGTAGTAAAAATGTAAAGTCGGAAGAATTTGACACCACCACGGTTTTTGAAAAATCCAATGGCACCGAAACCGCTACCTATGAAGAAATAGTCACTTACTACACAAATCTTGCTGAGAAATACAATTCTGTTGCCATGTATACCATGGACAAAACAGACAGTGGTGAACCCTTGCATTTAGTAACTTTCAATCCAGAAAGAACCTTCGAGTCGGAATTTGCAGAGTCTAAAAAAAATATACTCCTTATCAATAATGGAATTCATCCCGGGGAAAGTGATGGTATTGATGCTTCCATGATGCTGCTTCGGGATTTGGCCGAAGGAAAAATACCGGCACCAAAAAACACAATCATCGCTGTAATTCCTATTTATAATATTGGAGGCGCATTGCAACGAAACAGTACAACACGCACAAATCAAAATGGACCTGTTGCTTATGGATTTAGAGGCAATGCCAGAAATTACGACCTCAACAGAGACTTTATTAAAACCGATACAAAAAATGCAAAAGCCTTTACCGATTTGTTCAGAACCGTGAATCCCGACCTGTTTATAGACAATCATGTAAGCAACGGAGCCGATTACCAGTATACGCTCACACATCTTTTTACGCAACACAACAAATTAGGTGGGGATTTGGGAAATTACCTGCATACTTCCTTGATGCCAAAACTGGAAGATTCCCTTCAGCAAAAGAAATGGGACATTACACCCTATGTTAACGTTTTTAACCGAACTCCGGAAAGCGGTTTTTCCCAATTTTTGGATGGCCCCAGATATTCTACAGGCTATGCCGCATTATACAATACCCTTGGGATGATGGTGGAAACACACATGCTTAAGCCCTATAAACAACGTGTAGAGGGCACTTACGAACTTATGAAAAGCTTTATTGAAATTACCGATGCTGATGCTGAAGTGATCAAAGAGCTTCGGAAAAATGAGCTCACGCATTACAAACCCGGAACCGAATATCCGCTAAGCTGGAAGATAGATAGCACACAAAGCTCAGTGATTTCTTTTAAAGGATATGAAGGGGAAATGATACCCAGTTCTATTACGGGAGCCAATCGCCTAAAATACGATCGAAACAAACCTTTTACCAAAGACGTAAATTATAGTAATTACTTTACACCTTCCGCTTCGGTGACCATTCCTGAAAAATATATAATTCCGAAGGGCTATTGGCATGTAGTTGAACGATTAAAACTGAATAGAATTCGTTTTGAAACAATCCGGAAGGATACAACGATCACTGCACAGGTTTATCGAATTAAAGATTTCGAAACGGTGTCTTCCCCTTACGAAGGGCATTATTTACACTACAATACCGAAGTTACCACCACGACTGAAGAAGTTGTTGTAAAAAAAGGAGACATTGTTGTAAATACTCAACAAGACGGAGTTCGGTATTTGTTGGAAACGCTCGAACCTTCGGCACCCGACTCCTTCTTTAACTGGAATTTTTTCGATACTATTTTACAACAAAAGGAGGGTTTTTCTCCCTATGTGTGGGAAGATATGGCCGAAACGTTCTTAATTGAAAATCCGACGATAAAGGCACAATTAGAAACAAAAATAGCGACAGAACCCGATTTTGCGGCAAATTGGTATGCACAATTAGACTGGATACACAAACAATCGCCGTATTACGAAACATCACATCTGCGATATCCTATCATTAGGGTGGGTGGTTAG
- the truA gene encoding tRNA pseudouridine(38-40) synthase TruA, whose translation MRYFIEIAYNGKNYHGWQIQPDAVSVQEVLEQTLSTLLRKDIKVTGAGRTDTGVHAKQLFAHFDEEVIEDIPDLMYRLNSFLPKDISVQHIFEVKKEAHARFDAVSRTYEYIISFKKDPFLDEFSYYIHHKPNVDIMNEAANSLLNYKDFQCFSRSKTDVKTYYCKVQKAIWTERDSQLIFTIVADRFLRNMVRAVVGTLLEVGFEKISLSQFHEIIESKDRNKAGASAPAHGLYLTEVTYPEHIKINS comes from the coding sequence GTGCGATATTTTATTGAAATAGCCTACAACGGAAAAAATTATCACGGCTGGCAAATTCAACCCGATGCTGTTAGTGTTCAGGAGGTGCTTGAACAAACACTATCCACCTTGCTTAGGAAAGACATTAAGGTCACCGGAGCTGGAAGAACCGATACTGGAGTACATGCCAAACAACTCTTTGCGCATTTTGATGAGGAAGTGATTGAAGATATTCCGGACTTGATGTACAGGCTTAATTCGTTTCTTCCGAAGGATATTTCGGTACAGCATATTTTTGAAGTAAAAAAAGAGGCTCATGCACGTTTTGATGCGGTTTCCCGTACATACGAGTACATAATTAGTTTTAAAAAAGATCCTTTTCTCGACGAATTCTCCTATTATATTCATCATAAACCGAATGTCGATATAATGAATGAGGCAGCAAATTCGTTATTAAACTATAAAGATTTTCAATGCTTTTCACGTTCTAAAACCGACGTAAAAACGTATTATTGTAAGGTGCAAAAAGCAATTTGGACTGAAAGAGATTCACAATTGATTTTCACCATTGTGGCCGATCGGTTCTTGCGAAATATGGTTCGTGCCGTTGTAGGAACCCTGTTAGAAGTAGGCTTTGAAAAAATTTCACTTTCACAATTTCACGAAATTATTGAAAGTAAAGACAGAAATAAAGCAGGAGCATCTGCTCCCGCTCATGGATTGTACCTTACTGAGGTTACCTATCCGGAACATATAAAAATTAATTCATAA
- the rho gene encoding transcription termination factor Rho, with translation MFEISELKTKLLPELQEIANALGVPKYKSLKKLDLVYQILDYQAANPKAIKAVIPEAPAAKVNAEKTTSEKTTSERSTPEKVTSEQPVKTEKDDKKPQQRDNRQRPPRTDNRNQKNTPRPQEAKKPKEDDKKSSSDKEGNVAESKPKHQKDHNRQKDGNKHSTPHNSPKENRNNGNKDNRNRYKEPDFEFDSIIESEGVLDIMQDGYGFLRSSDYNYLSSPDDIYVSQSQIRLFGLKTGDTVLGEVRPPKEGEKYFPLIKVNKINGLNPNVVRDRVSFEHLTPLFPTEKFNIAGKQSTISTRIIDLFAPIGKGQRGMIVSQPKTGKTMLLKDIANAIAANHPEVYQIILLIDERPEEVTDMQRNVSGEVVASTFDKEATEHVRVANLVIDKAKRLVECGHDVVILLDSITRLARAYNTVQPASGKILSGGVDANALHKPKRFFGAARNIENGGSLSIIATALTETGSKMDEVIFEEFKGTGNMELQLDRKISNRRIFPAIDLTSSSTRRDDLLLDEATIQRMWVMRKYLADMNPVEAMEFINDRVKQTRNNEEFLISMNG, from the coding sequence ATGTTTGAAATTTCAGAATTAAAAACAAAACTATTACCTGAACTTCAGGAAATAGCCAATGCTTTAGGTGTTCCAAAATACAAAAGCTTAAAAAAATTAGACCTTGTCTATCAAATCCTCGATTATCAAGCTGCCAATCCAAAAGCGATCAAAGCAGTAATTCCTGAAGCTCCTGCAGCCAAAGTAAATGCCGAGAAAACAACTTCAGAGAAAACTACTTCAGAGAGATCAACTCCCGAAAAAGTGACATCTGAACAACCTGTGAAGACAGAAAAGGACGATAAAAAACCGCAACAACGAGACAACCGACAACGACCTCCGCGTACCGACAATCGAAATCAGAAAAACACACCCCGACCTCAGGAAGCGAAAAAGCCAAAAGAAGATGACAAAAAATCGTCGTCCGACAAAGAAGGGAATGTAGCTGAAAGTAAGCCGAAACATCAAAAAGATCACAACCGACAGAAAGACGGCAATAAACATAGTACTCCGCACAACAGTCCGAAAGAAAACCGAAATAACGGCAACAAGGACAATAGAAACCGATACAAAGAACCCGATTTTGAGTTCGACAGTATTATTGAAAGTGAAGGTGTATTAGACATTATGCAGGATGGCTACGGTTTCTTGCGCTCCAGTGACTACAATTACCTTTCATCTCCCGATGATATTTACGTGTCGCAATCGCAGATACGACTCTTCGGACTTAAAACCGGAGATACAGTATTGGGAGAAGTAAGACCTCCAAAGGAAGGTGAAAAGTATTTTCCACTTATTAAAGTGAACAAAATAAACGGTTTAAATCCGAACGTGGTGAGAGACCGTGTTTCTTTTGAACATTTAACACCTTTATTTCCAACCGAAAAATTTAATATAGCCGGAAAGCAAAGCACTATATCCACCCGAATCATCGATTTGTTCGCTCCAATTGGAAAAGGACAACGAGGTATGATTGTGTCTCAGCCTAAAACCGGTAAAACGATGCTTTTAAAAGACATCGCAAACGCAATAGCCGCTAACCACCCGGAAGTATATCAAATTATTCTTTTAATTGATGAACGCCCGGAAGAAGTTACCGACATGCAACGAAACGTAAGTGGTGAAGTTGTTGCTTCTACTTTCGACAAGGAAGCTACCGAACATGTTCGTGTTGCGAACCTGGTTATCGATAAGGCAAAGCGATTGGTAGAATGTGGTCACGATGTAGTGATTCTTTTAGATTCAATTACACGTTTGGCCCGCGCCTACAACACCGTACAACCCGCAAGTGGAAAAATATTAAGTGGAGGGGTGGATGCCAACGCATTGCACAAACCTAAGCGTTTCTTTGGTGCTGCCCGTAACATTGAAAATGGAGGATCCTTAAGTATCATTGCTACGGCACTTACTGAAACCGGATCGAAAATGGACGAGGTTATTTTTGAAGAATTTAAAGGAACCGGTAACATGGAGCTTCAGTTGGATAGAAAGATCTCTAACCGCAGAATTTTCCCTGCCATCGACCTTACCTCTTCAAGTACACGTAGAGACGATTTACTGCTTGATGAAGCCACTATACAAAGAATGTGGGTAATGCGTAAGTATCTGGCCGATATGAATCCTGTGGAAGCCATGGAGTTTATAAACGACCGTGTAAAACAAACCCGAAACAACGAAGAGTTTTTAATCTCAATGAATGGATAA